Within the Terriglobia bacterium genome, the region GTCATCGCTTCCGCGAAACGGTTAATGGAGTTGCGCCATGATTGCTTGAACAGCAGGAGAATCGCGGAAATCAGCGTCCCGGCATGGCCAATACCGATCCACCAGACGAAGTTAATGATCGCGAAGCCCCATCCCACTGGAATGTTGAGGCCCCAGATGCCGACGCCCTTGAAGAACAGGTACGACACCGCCAGCCCGAGAATGTTTACGCCGGCAAAACAGATAAACAGGCCGAGAGCCCAACCCAGGGTCACCGGACGCCGCAAAACAATCGATGCAATCTTGTCGGTGACTGAGCCGAATGTGTGTCCTGACTCCAGCACCGGAGATTGGCCCGGCAGCAGCCGATCGTGTTGAATCTTGTGTTCCTCTGGTAGGTGTATTTCCGCCATCTCTTACGCCTCGAGTTCCGGGTTCGGGTTCGTGACGGCCGCCAGGTACGTCGTGCGCGGACGCGTGTTCAGATCTTCCAGCAGTCCGTAATTCCGCTGGTGAACCTTCAATTGCATGACTTTGCTGGTCGGATCGTTCATGTCGCCAAAGACAATCGCTCCCGCCGGACACGCCTGCTGGCAAGCCGTCAGGACCTCGCCGTCTTTCGGACGTGGACCGCGGCCCGTCTCTTCCGCATGAATGCGGGCGCGCGTGATGCGCTGCACGCAGTACGTGCACTTTTCCATCACGCCGCGACTGCGTACCGTGACCTCGGGATTGCGCACGAACTTCAACTGCACCGTGTCCCAATCCTGGTACAGCATGAAGTTGAAGCGCCGAACTTTATAAGGACAGTTGTTGGAGCAGTAGCGCGTCCCGACGCAGCGGTTATAGACCATGTCGTTCAGTCCCTCGCTGCTGTGAACCGTCGCTCCTACCGGGCAAACCACTTCGCACGGGGCCGTCTCGCACTGCATGCACGGAACCGGCTGGAAGTAAGTCTTCGGGTTCTCCGGCGTGCCTTCGTGATAGTTGTCGATACGCAACCAGTGCATGTACCGGCCGCGCTTGACCTCGAGTTTGCCTACGACCGGAATGTTGTTCTCGGACTGGCACGCGACCACGCATGCCTTGCATCCAATGCACGCGTTCAGGTCAATCGTCATCCCCCACTTCACTTCGCTGTAGTTGTATGGCTTGTAAAGCGTCAGGCCCTGCTCGGGAGCCTCGACCATCTCGTGCGGGAAGCCCGGGTTCTTGATGAAGTCTTCCAGAGTGGCGGCGCGTACAATGGCGCGGCCATCCATGTTCTGGAATCCCTGCGTGTAAGCAAGCCCGAAGGTTTCACCGGTCTTGGTCAGTTTCGCGCCACGCCCGATCCATGGCGAGTCCTGGCTCTGCAACATGTAGGCATTAAAACCGAGTCCCGAACCGGTGTGCCCTGCCAGCGTGCGCCCATAGCCGATGAAGACAGTGGCAGCGTTGTCGGGGTGCCCGGGCTGAATCCAGATCGCGCCTTTCTGCTTGCGCCCCTGGTACTCGATCTCAACCACGTCTTCGCTCTTCAGGTTGAGTTGCTTCGCGGTCGCCGCGCTCACTAGTACCGGGTTACCCCAGGTGATCTGGAACATCGGCTTCGGGCATTCCTGCAACCAGCCATTATTGGCAAAGCGGCCGTCGTAAACGGTCGGATCGGGGTGGAACAAAAGCTCGATGCCTTGCGAAGCCGGCTGTGCCGGTGGGAGCGCCGCGCCTCGTGCAGCCACATTGCGCGGGGCGAATGCCGTGTTCGCAACGAATCCGTCGTGCAGAACCTTGCGCCACCACGCCTCGAAATCGGTGCCCGTGTGCTGCCCCTGCCAATAGCTCCGCACCACGTCATACGAAACCGTGTCGGGATTGCCGAGCAGGAAACCGAACAGTTCATGTTGGCTTTTGCCACCGTATAACGGCGCAATCAGCGGCTGAACGATGCTGATGGTTCCGTCCGATGAACGGGCATCACCCCACTGCTCGAGATAGTGCGTCCCATCAAGATGCCAATGCGACAGATTCGCCGTCTCGTCGTAGAACATGCCATGCTGGATTCGCAGAGGCACCTTCATGTACGCGGCCGTGAAACCCAGTTCTGCTGGAGTGTCGTACACCGGGTTCACATTACTGACGATGAGCATTTCCACCTTGCCCGCGTTCATCTCACCGATCAATTCGCGAATCTGGTCCATCTTCGAAACTGGATTGGTCTCGACCGGCTCGGTGTAAACGATCGTCTGGCCGACGTTGCCTAGCGTCTGGTTGATTGCGTTCGCGAGCATGTGAACCGCCGGCGGCTGACGATCGCCGACAACTACCAGCGAAGCGCCGCGATGCGCTTGCAGATCCTTCGCAACCGCTTGCACGAATTGCTGCGCCTCGCCACTCACTTGACCGCCCGCTCCGGCAACTCCCAACTGTGCTGCCAACGCCCGCGCAAAGGTTTCGACCTCGCTCGTTTTCACTGGAAGCCGGTGGTCCGCTTTGCCGCCCGTGTTCGTCGGCGTGCCCTCGACCGCGTAGAACCGCAACATCTCCTGTTTAAGGTCAGGATTCCGCCGCGAAGCAAACATGCGCGCATAGTGAAGAAATGAGGGATAACCGTTCGAGAGGAAATCGCAGTCGAGTGAAAGCAGAACGCGCGCTTTCTCGATCAGGTATTGCGGCTCCAGAGGCTGTCCGAAGTTCGCTGCCGACGCGGCAAATACGTTGTCGCGGTTGATGGCTTCCCACTGGTACCACTTCATCTGGGGGAACATCTTCTGCAGGTCACGAATTTGCGCGATCAGGGATGGCGAATTAATGGATCCGGTTAGAATTCGCAGACCAGCGCCGCCATTTGCCTTCAGTCCCTGCATCTTCGTGCGCATGCTGGTGACGAAATTTCCCCACGTGGTTGCGTCGCCCAGGTAGGTCGGGTTCTGCGATCGATCCGGGTCGTACATCGTCAGCGGGCTCGCCTGCGAGTAAATATCTGTGCCGCCCAGCGTCCACGGATGTTGTGGATTGCCCTCGACCTTCGTCGGCCGCCCCTCGTGGCTCTCCACCAGTAACGGCATTGCTCCCGTCGGGAACGGCATCGCCGTAGCAAAGAACAGCGGAATGCCAAGCGTGACCTGCTCGGGCTGGCGGTCGTATGGAACAATCGGCTCGAGTGGTTGCTTGGTACAGGCGCTCATGCCTGCGAGCGCCAGCGAGGCGCCCATAATCTTCATGAAGCCTCGGCGTGAAGTGCCGTCGCCGATCCACTCGGAAGCCTGCCGCGGAAATTCCCGGTGCAGCATCTCCTCGAATTCAGGCGTCTGTGCCAGTTCGTCCAGCGTGCGCCAATAGCGCGGGCCGGTCGCTTTGCTCAACTCTTCGCGCACTTCGGTGAGTTCCAGCTTCGATCGCTTCCCGGGGCACACGTCTTCTTTTCTTGTCTTCTCGTTATCCATTCTCTGCGATTCGCTCTCGTTCATCGATGACACGTGTTGCAGCTCGTAATGTCCCGTACGCTGCGCAATTGGTTTTCTTTAACGAGATAACTTCCAAGCGCCACCTGGTCCGTGAACTTAATGCCGTTCGGAAGCACCACCGGATGCGCCACGCTCGGCTGCCGGTACTCCATGTTGAATATCTGGTCCTGGGCCGGCTTACCGGCGACGAAGTGCGGACGCAGGAACTTCGCAGGGTCACGATGGCAGTTCAGGCACCACTCCATCGTCAGAGGCTTGGCGGCATAGGTAAGGGGCATCTGGTCCACCTGCCCATGACAATCGTTGCAGCCAATCCCTTTGTGGATGTGAATGCTGTGGTCGAAATAGACGAAATCCGGCAAATCGTTCAGCCTCGTCCAAATCAACGGCTTGCCCGTGCGGTAGCTCTCCCGAACCGGCTCCAGCATCGGAGCGTTGGTCCATATTTGAGAATGGCAATTCATGCAGGTCTTGACGGGAGGGATACCGGCGAAGCTGGAATTCTCAACCGAGGTGTGACAGTAGCGGCAATCAATGCCCAGTCCGGCCACGTGATGCTTGTGACTGAATGGGACCGGTTGAGCCTTCGCAACGCCCGCATAGGTCGTATAGGGAGAACGAATCATCTCCAACGACGTCCAGATCACTCCCGCGACCACCATCAAGGTCGCCAGGATGCTGGCACGTGCCAGGGTGTTCGCACTGCGGTGAAAAACTTGAGCCATCAGGAATTTTTCCTAGCGTTCCAGGCATCGCGCGCCCCACAGCACGCGGCCCCTCGGTTCACGCCGCGGACACACCGCTGCCGGATCGACAACGGGTCGCAAGCGCTGAGTGACAATTCATTTTTCTTCAGTGATCGAACTGACGTACAAGTGAATGTGATCTACATCACAAGAACTCGTGATTATAACAGGAGTGCGAAATTCGCCAACTGGTTCCGTGGTCTGAATCAAATTTTTTTCCGCTACTTTCGTGCTCTCACCGTTAATACGTTCCAGTTACATTGCACGCGGGGGTGCGCCCCACACAAACAAAGCACCGCGTTGTGTTGGATTCCACTTTGAAGATCTAGTTCCGGAAATATTTTCCCCGCGGTAGAAATCTGGAGTGAGTGCTCAGGGTTCAAAGAGGAGATCAGAGAGGCGCGCGTAACTCCGCGCCTCTCTAATCCTATTTTGCCTCATTCACGCGATCGAATAGTCCCTGTATATCCTTCGGCACATCCACCGCCCCGTC harbors:
- a CDS encoding TAT-variant-translocated molybdopterin oxidoreductase, yielding MNESESQRMDNEKTRKEDVCPGKRSKLELTEVREELSKATGPRYWRTLDELAQTPEFEEMLHREFPRQASEWIGDGTSRRGFMKIMGASLALAGMSACTKQPLEPIVPYDRQPEQVTLGIPLFFATAMPFPTGAMPLLVESHEGRPTKVEGNPQHPWTLGGTDIYSQASPLTMYDPDRSQNPTYLGDATTWGNFVTSMRTKMQGLKANGGAGLRILTGSINSPSLIAQIRDLQKMFPQMKWYQWEAINRDNVFAASAANFGQPLEPQYLIEKARVLLSLDCDFLSNGYPSFLHYARMFASRRNPDLKQEMLRFYAVEGTPTNTGGKADHRLPVKTSEVETFARALAAQLGVAGAGGQVSGEAQQFVQAVAKDLQAHRGASLVVVGDRQPPAVHMLANAINQTLGNVGQTIVYTEPVETNPVSKMDQIRELIGEMNAGKVEMLIVSNVNPVYDTPAELGFTAAYMKVPLRIQHGMFYDETANLSHWHLDGTHYLEQWGDARSSDGTISIVQPLIAPLYGGKSQHELFGFLLGNPDTVSYDVVRSYWQGQHTGTDFEAWWRKVLHDGFVANTAFAPRNVAARGAALPPAQPASQGIELLFHPDPTVYDGRFANNGWLQECPKPMFQITWGNPVLVSAATAKQLNLKSEDVVEIEYQGRKQKGAIWIQPGHPDNAATVFIGYGRTLAGHTGSGLGFNAYMLQSQDSPWIGRGAKLTKTGETFGLAYTQGFQNMDGRAIVRAATLEDFIKNPGFPHEMVEAPEQGLTLYKPYNYSEVKWGMTIDLNACIGCKACVVACQSENNIPVVGKLEVKRGRYMHWLRIDNYHEGTPENPKTYFQPVPCMQCETAPCEVVCPVGATVHSSEGLNDMVYNRCVGTRYCSNNCPYKVRRFNFMLYQDWDTVQLKFVRNPEVTVRSRGVMEKCTYCVQRITRARIHAEETGRGPRPKDGEVLTACQQACPAGAIVFGDMNDPTSKVMQLKVHQRNYGLLEDLNTRPRTTYLAAVTNPNPELEA
- a CDS encoding cytochrome c3 family protein produces the protein MAQVFHRSANTLARASILATLMVVAGVIWTSLEMIRSPYTTYAGVAKAQPVPFSHKHHVAGLGIDCRYCHTSVENSSFAGIPPVKTCMNCHSQIWTNAPMLEPVRESYRTGKPLIWTRLNDLPDFVYFDHSIHIHKGIGCNDCHGQVDQMPLTYAAKPLTMEWCLNCHRDPAKFLRPHFVAGKPAQDQIFNMEYRQPSVAHPVVLPNGIKFTDQVALGSYLVKENQLRSVRDITSCNTCHR